AGGTGTCGATTAGGAGGACGACGGACagttgcaaaggcccaaatttctGACCGGGCACTTCGAGCTTCCTGACTTTGGCGAGGTATGGGGGCGAGGTAACGCAGGGAACGATGCACGGTTCCAGTCCCAGCTCCGGGGTCCGCCCTGGAAGTATCTGTAGCTCGACCAAAGCCCAGATGCCGCAGGGCACCGGGTTGTGGTCGATCGGGACTGGCCGGGCATAACAGAAACCCACTCGCATCCTCTCCGCCGGGACCCCGCACCTGTCGCAGTCTTCCCAGGCGTTCCACACGGTGAACAGCTCCAAGTGCCGGCCTCCTACTTCTAAGAAACGATTGGGGAGCGAGGAGACGCCGATGGATTTGCCCGAGATGTGGACCTTCTCGGCGTCCTGCGTGTCCACCTCTAGTAAGCGAGGGTCCTGTTTCCCGACCTGCAGAGGTAGACGCCCGAGTCCGTGACCATGGCGGACCTGATGACCAGATGCGGCCAGGATAACATGCAACGGGCCCGGAGATCCAAGAGCGCGTCCGCGTTCAAGGTGTCATCTCCAGTCCCAGCGAGGACCACCGTCTTGGTGTCGGGCCCCGTGGTGTTGTAGTAGACCCAGGCCACGCCGCCGGGGTGGCTCGGCCCGTTGGGACAGAGCAAAGTGGCCGGGTTCTGGGTGAGGAAGATGACTTGACACGGCCAGTTGGGGTAACAAGCCAACTTTGGCCAGCCGGGCGCCGGTCAAGAGCAACAGGGCGATTGGAAGAGTGGGGGTCCAAACCGACCAGGCGTCCATCCCACGGCGCCTGATGGAGAGAGGCGTCCCCCGTCTCCACGCCTCATCTCCTGGAGACCGCAGTGACGTGTAGAACGAGTCAACAATGGGGCCGTCGTTCACAATTCCACCCGGTTCGGTCCCGAGCCAGAACGTTGCGTCATCCGATTCTAAAAGAAAAGACTGTGAATGATCGCTGTTCCTTCTAAAgccccggggccacagtttaagattaaagggtcggccatttagaacggagatgtgaacctgtggaattctctgcctcagaaggcagtggaggccaattctctggatgctttcaagagagagttagatagagctcttaaagatagcggagtccagggatatggggagaaggcaggaacggggtaccgattgggaatgatcagccatgatcacagtgaatggcggtgctggcgcgaagggccgaatggcctactcctgcacctattgtctatttcctattGTGTATTCCGGCAGTTCTCACCTTAAATGAGTTGggtttgagtttggtttattgtcacgtgtaccgaggtacagtgaaaagcttttttttgttgtgtgccatccagtcagcggaaagacaacacgtgattataatccagatctcccaacatttgattttagtcATTCAGAAATTTATATAAAAATTCATGATATGCAACTTTTgagcaaaaaaagtatgcacaccaaatgcgcgtacgcgttgcgttacattcatgtgtgaaaaacaactattatttccaacagtctgtagttcttggaccacatgtacaatgtcaggcctatcatgagtacattctgctatttatagaaaggttattcaacagaaatactttttacaacacaacgaaaaaatagttttgttttccctattttgctttttccttacacaaaatatATGACaaagtttcattaaaaaaatacacatacctaatttcattgaagacatacttgctccagtggttttcaacagcaaatcacaacagtacatgtccccccaatcccccactcctccccaccaaacccccccccccactgccactCTATCCCCACTCCCGACTTCCCCCGTACTCCACTCCCCCCGACTCCCGCCTCCCCTCTCACGCCTACCCCCctactcccctttcccccctccctccccacctctcccccccccccccccacctccactccccctccccagacGTGGGACTAGCATTGATGGCCGTTGTGGgcgagttggtccaaagggcctgttgccgcactgtatcactctatgacacaggtgtcaaacacaaggcccgcgggccgaatgcggcccgccacgtcattttatgtggcccgcgagagcttaattgtcattggtcgtatatcttttaagttacagacattttaaactttcaaactttcatttctcaacacatttttccaagttgctgtgcgtctgacggcacggcctctcctcactcgcacacacaagatggacgctgttagcggagccgcccgcccgcaatcaccgcctcccctctcctcactctcctacacccgggggacactgtctcccgagcaggagggagatggtcggactgatggtcctcatccttcccttccgtcccttcaacccacgcacggcgtcctcgagtcccccttccaccgatggcggcgtcaacaagggccgctgccaccgacggcccgtcgcgacttcagactgcGCGC
The window above is part of the Rhinoraja longicauda isolate Sanriku21f chromosome 43, sRhiLon1.1, whole genome shotgun sequence genome. Proteins encoded here:
- the LOC144612201 gene encoding LOW QUALITY PROTEIN: protein FAM187B-like (The sequence of the model RefSeq protein was modified relative to this genomic sequence to represent the inferred CDS: inserted 5 bases in 3 codons; deleted 1 base in 1 codon), with the translated sequence MDAWSVWTPTLPIALLLLTGARLAXKLACYPNWPCQVIFLTQNPATLLCPNGPSHPGGVAWVYYNTTGPDTKTVVLAGTGDDTLNADALLDLRARCMLSWPHLVIRSAMVTDSGVYLCRSGNRTLAYXEVDTQDAEKVHISGKSIGVSSLPNRFLEVGGRHLELFTVWNAWEDCDRCGVPAERMRVGFCYARPVPIDHNPVPCGIWALVELQILPGRTPELGLEPCIVPCVTSPPYLAKVRKLEVPGQKFGPLQLSVVLLIDTYLVNGNVSFKCPDASVCTPVSWRRNSTDVSRADLSRRRGSTHALDDVMGRIVYNIKGVQKVDEGVYRCYVSEELAGSFHPKVLEPNERRAAAKTSAMCFVWYALTAIALVSXLLVFLTFLYTYLCRSGNRTLAYYVVDTQDVEKVQKPYKCSDCGKSFTYSAILQKHQRIHTGHINAQTGQRFTEQGPPMTAVDPHRRSHKKANHGKRFSEQGPSVDAHWREAV